The Musa acuminata AAA Group cultivar baxijiao chromosome BXJ1-8, Cavendish_Baxijiao_AAA, whole genome shotgun sequence genomic sequence CCTCTTTTGTAGGAACTGAACAACTTTCAAACTCTTACAATCACAAAATAACGAGAAATatcacaaaaaacaaaaaaaattaaaaaatcttgaATTACAGAATTAAAGGCTGAATTTAGGCTCAAACTTGAGCAGATGTAGTTCCAACACACAAATAGCATGATCTTGTTGCTCGACTTAAGAATTCATGGAAAATATTCAAAGTAGGATGTTATGTTCATTAAACTTCTTTGATGATAAGAAAACATTCGACGCCCAGCTACTAACGCAACATGCAGATTATTTTCCAGCAAATACAAACCACGAATCCGAACTAAAATAGATACATAATTGGAAAAAAATATGATACAGTAATCAAACAAGAATTTTTAAGCATCTGAAATAATTGTTACAAGAAAGGATTTAGACACGATTTATGCTATCAATGGGTTCATTACTTCATACATTCTGTCATCCCTACTTCAAGAACAAGAACAAATTGAATAGCAATAACTTTTAGAACcagaaaattaaataattaatggCAAAATGAGAAGAACAAGAAAGCAAAAAGTAGCATCAAACAAGAAAATTCACACTTTCAAAGCATGCATGGGAAGCAAATAAACATGATAATCCCATATTTAATTGTATACCAAGAAAAACACATTTGAACATCAACCTACAAAAACATTACAAAATCTCAGCACATACATGTAAGATATACACCCAAGTGATCCTATGTAAATAAGAAAAAGTAAAATGTTGTCAACAAGGAGCACCTGTAAGAATTCAACAAATGAGAGAAGACTTATTTATGAACAATTCAATCaggtattttatttgactaaattGATCACATCTTAATGGAAGTGAACAGGCAGAGCTGTCAAGCACTGAATTAATAAGACTATAAATAAACCTACAGAAGACACACTGAACACTCCATGCACAAGGTAGTAAACAAAGTAAGACATTCCAAGCAGAAAGACAAATTTGGACGTTGATTGGATGTTGATCAAATGCACCACCAGAAAAGCTACCTAAAGAACAAGTAGATGCAACATGAAACACAAAACCACAGAGAAGAATCCTCATCTATAATgcagcttatcaaaagagaaactACCACACATGTCAAAAGGAAAACACAAGTCGGATATGACCCATGAACAGAACATTCAATGGTCAGCAACGAAAATGCTAGAAAACAACTACATGACAGAAAACATACAACATGCAAAGTAGCATAATGCATACCCTAATATATTCTTTTTGTTCAGAAGTGGAAATTGCATGAATTCCTAGAATATTagcaaatataaaataaattaatcataGCCAAAAATCTTCTCATCCAATCAGAAAACCTGTCAGACTACCTTACCTAGTCATGTCCAAATAGAAGAGGCAAAAATTATCCTAGCAATGATATCACAACAAAGCTGTAAATGGGAGCTTTCAACACACAGTTACTCGCAACGACAGTGGGCATTATTAGTCATAAAAGGAGGAGTCGGGCAACCTGATGTGACGCTGCCTGATCAGGACGCGAGCGTGGTGGATGGACTTGGCCATCCCGGACTTGAAGACGAGCGTTTGAAGGCGGCGCTCCAGGAAGTTCTCGACGGTGAGCGCGAGAACGTAGTCGAGCTTGTTCTGGCCCTCCTCGAGGAGGCCGTACCGGTTCATCCGGCGGAGCAGGGCCTCGCCCTCAAAGATTCGGCGGGGGTTCTTCTCGTCGAGCGTCAGCAGATCCCTGGCGGCGTTCCGGATACGGCTGAGCGCGTATTGCACCCTCCACAGCTCGCGCTTGCACCGGAGCCCGTACTCCCCCACCAGCTTCAGCTCCGCGTCCAGCCGCTCCTTCTCGTACGGGCGGCGGGGCTTCTTGAAGGTCTTCCCATCTGCCAAACATCATCCACATTTACTAGGGCTTCTCGATCAGATCTCAAATTCCGAAAACCTCCTCAAAAATTTGCGGACAAAAGTCCTCTCAAATAATCCCTATCAAATCCAAAGTATCAGATCACAGATTAACGAAGAGAGCGGCTTACAGTTGCGGTAGAAACTGACATGAACCATGGCTGGTCTGCCGCCGCCGTCTCCTGTTCTCGCCTCAAACGATTAAGAGTGGAACCGAGGGCGATTCGGCAAAAAGGTGCCCTTTTATCTGTAGGTATTCCAAAAACCCTAAACGTTGCCACACCGACGTCATTTCCCTGTAATTGGGCCGGACTTTGAAATAGGCCCATTTGTTTTCATAGGCTTCTGGTGGGCACGTTGCGATGCATTATTTGTCCCTCTCCCATTCAAGTGAAGATTATAGATTCCAATAagtcaaaatttatttttaatctatttGATTGCTTAAATTTTAGGGATTTAGTTTAATAATGCATAAGTAATCAAATTTAGATTTTAGTTTAATAATGATAATGTCaaaaattttcaagtatatatgTTGAGGTAAATTTTAGTTGTCTGACACAAAGACAGGGTTCGGAGCCGATTGAGATTCACTCCTAGGTTTATTACATATTAAAATGAAACCCTCCTAGAAAATTATGTAGAGGTTTATTGGATAAAACTCTTATGATACTTAAATTAGTAAGAATTGAAAGGATACGATCAGATTAGATGTGGAAGTAAATGTGTTCAATCAAGGAGTGTTCCTAGCTAAAGAtgcatttgagattttttttataatgtggTAGGTGATCAAAAGATTGTGGCATAATATGTCAAACATAAGAATATGGGATATAGTTACAAGCTTCATTTGGTCATCAAAGGTTGTGACATAATATGTCAAACATAAGAATATGGGATATAGTTACAAGCTTCATTTGGTCATCAAAGGTTGTGATGACCAAGTTGATGCTCTCATTAGCTCCATGTTGTTAGCCTTGTATGGTCGAATCCACATGGCATCTCAATTGAATGAGACTAGAGTGTCGAGCTAGTGGAAAAGATTGGTTAACTAGATATGGATGATGTGTCAACAGTTGGTCACATGTCATATATCCCTTATCATCTATGCCCCATCATTTTGATATGTGACGCGGGATCAAGATATGATATACCATTCAATAGGATGTCAACAACATCGGGCACTTAATAGATGATGTTTCATCCATAAATTATCGGACGCAATTTGTGTTGTCATCATAAGGTGCTTTATGAGTAATTTAGCTATGTTGTCATTATAGGATGCTTTATAGTTGATTCATACGTGTTATCATTACCATAAAACTTCATCGTAGATTTGGTCGTATTATTGTTGCATGATGCTTCATGTCCAATTTAGTTGTTTTATCATTGGAGGATTCTTTATAGTCAATGCGATCGTGTTATTATCACTAGACACTTTATGGCCAATTTGACCTTGTTATTATCGTATGATCGATTCAGTCACATTATTGTTGGGATATGTCCCTTTAGACAATTTAGCCATGTTGGTGTTGGGAATTCCACTTTGAAAGTTCAGTCATATTGGTATCCTTTATGTGTGCACATTGCTCACTTTCAATCCAGAATTGCATAACATATCCCTAATGCATATTGTGGGTTATCACCATTGCATCGACTTCTAATAGGCCTATCGCTTTGGGCACATCACCTAATCTACTTTAATCTGATCCCTGATGTCATGAAATGATTACCTGCAGATTGCATATGTGACCTAATGGGGAAGCTTCATGTCATTTGTCAACTAAATCATTAGGGACTCATGGAGATCATAATCTTATGGTAAATCCTTTTTGGCTAATCTCAAATTCATATGTTATCTGTCCAAGCTACCTATCATACAAACGAGGGTCTCTTGACCCTTATAAATAGAACGTCTCTTCTCTTTAATGACGCGATTGAGTTGTAAATAATAATATGACTAAATTGCTTGAGAGTATATATCTTGACGATAAACACAATTGAATcaatcataaaatatcataagacAATAATATAGTTGAATCAACCATTAAGCATCCAATAATGTGGTTGAGTCAACCATGAAGCATCCTCTCATGATGATTAAGTTTAAATTGGTCATAAAATATCCTGCAATGATGATATAACTAAATTGGCCAAAAAGCATCCTAGAATGACATCATGACTAAATTAATCATGAAGCACCTTACAACAATAATACAATTGAATCTAATAAAGAAATGACTCTCGATGACATAGATAACTTAGGCATAGAACATCATGAAATAAGTGTTTGATGTAGTTGACAACTTGTTGAAAGGTACATCATGTCTCAACCCCACTTCATGTGTCAAAACACAATGAGGGTAGATGATAAGGGATATAGATGCATATGTAACTATTGATGTATCATCTTTGTATGCTTGACTTATCATTTTTTCAAATGGATAATATCTTAATCTCATTTAGCTCACACGTCATGTAAGATATGACCCTATAAGGCTAAAAACATGGTGATAACGAGGTTATTGATTTGACCCCATGATGTTGGCCATGAAACATCTCATGATAATAATATAGTTATATCAATCATGAATCAACTTGAAAAGTACCTTTTGACAATAATACTATCGAGTCCAATGAGGAAATGACTATATGACAAAGCCAATATAGGCATGAAATATTGGTTAATAGCCTATTGAATGATACATCATGCCTAAACTTTACTTGACATATCAAAACATATTGGTTATTTTCAATTAGAGGACATCATGCCCACCCTTTGATCTCATTTGATTGACATATCATATAGGATCCGACCCCTACAACACTACCGATGTGATGCCAAGGAGGGCATCGATTAGAGCCCATGAGATTGAACATATAAGACTAATGAGAAAGTTAACTCGATAAGTCATTACTTTATATCCAATTTTAGTATGGATGGTCAGTGTGGATGAAGGTATGGTAGAGGTAGTACGTCATATAGTGGGACCTAGGGACCCACATCGAGTCGTAAAAACATCTCTGTGATTAGAGTCCACGAACCCACACCAGGTGATGGGACCACATTCATCTCCCTTCAAATTGTCATTGTCTCTCGATCTACATATGTTGAACAATAAAATATGTCTCTCAAACGACTACTGATTAACCACATCGAGTGGATTACTTTATTGTATCGATCAACTCTAAAACTCATAAGCTGGTCACATTAGGTGGATTAGTTCACTAGGATGATCTGCCCACATTGGGTAGATTTACCAGATCGATCAACCACAAACCTATTAATCTACTCATATCAGGAACTCTAGCTCTAGGTTGGTTGATATACCCACTTCAGGGCAACCTATCATGGATTGGCCAATCAACCCATCTCATGCAAAATTTTATttgaacactgagcaagttggctTTGTGTTAGAGACACTTGTAGGTACAAAGGATGTGTCGGCCATTGGGatgtttttatgcaccaatctttgcacgatgataaacacctttttgagaaatttgaagatttttgttttatattttttttttgtgcatatgatgtcgcccttaGAATTCCTAATGATATTAACATCAAACAAAGAGCTTTAGGTTATATCGTTCATGTTGTCATTGTAGAGAGCGTTTACAGTTGTTTGTCACAATATCAATATAGAGAGTGTCTTGGATATTGTCGGTTACACCATCACAAAGAGTGCTTCAGGTTATGTCAGTCACATATCATGGTCGTGAGTGCTTTGGGCCATGTTGATCATGCTAATGTCACGAAGAGCTCTTTGGGTCATATTAATTGCAATGGTATAATAGAGAATGCCTCAAGTGGTGTCACCAATAAGAGCGCTTCAACTATGTCAATCGTCCTTTGAGCAATGTCAACCATGTTGCCTTTGTAGAGAGTGTTTTGAGTAATGTTGATTATACTATCATCCTAAAGAGCATTTTGACCACATTTTCATCGAAGGGAGCATCTTGAGTCATTTCGACCACATTATTgttaaaatgattgctttaggctgTGTCAATTGTGATGTCATCATAGAGGGAGTTTATGGTTATGTCGACTGCACTAACAAGATAGAGAGCATCAATCACACTATCATCATGGGGGCTCCTCTTACCATATCAATCACACCGTCATCATAAAGAGTGCTTCGGGCCATATCAGTCATGTTGTTATCGTATAGAGTGCTTTGGATTATGGCCATACTAACATTGTTGAGAGCACTTCAGGCCATGTTGATTATGTTATTGTGATAGAAAGTACCTCATGTCATATTAGTTATGTTGTTATTATAAAGAGCGTCTTAAGTCATGTTGACTTCTTTATTATACTAGAGAGCACCTTAGGTTGTGTATGTAGGTAAGGGTGGAGCACCCTTGCTATGGTGCTCATTGAGTGGTTGACAGAATAATGTTCTTATAACATTGGCTCTCTTAGTACGAAAATGATAACAAAAATATAGTGACGCTTGGATTAGCCCAACTCGAATCAGGACTATAAGCATACAAAATATGATGTGGCTAAGAGGAAGATTCATATGCTCACTTGGGGGGCTGAAGGCGGCTTGATCGCATACTCTATGATTGATCTATATAAAGACTGAGGTCGAATGAAATTTTTGACATAGTCTCTCTAGTGCTCAAGTTAGTAGTCGACAATGATAGAATAATTTTGGTGAATAATAATTAACCTTAATTATTATACCCAAAAGTGGGTTTAACCTAGAGGAAATATTTTGAGGTATGGATGGAAGAGTTCAATAAACTTAAGTCTTGGGGCAAAGTGACGTCATTTGTTGATTTACCCTTTTGGATTTAGATTCTAACTTGGATGCATaagtaattaattaaatttatattttagtgtGGTGAAATTTAAAAGTATTATACCATCAttgaatgataatgataatacattaaaatttcttaagtatctatatgttaagataaattTTGGTTGTCCAACATGAGGCGAGGTCCATTTCTAAGTCCATTTTAGGTTAAGGTGTCAGGAGGCAAGGGGATTGGGTCAATTTAATCGCGTTAACAACATAGAATGCTTTATGATTGATTCAACCACGTAATTAATAAGAGATGCAcctttaaaaaatttaatcatattgatatcAGGAATTATCTCTTTGAGTGTTTGAACACGTATGTATGACTCGCTGTTCAGTGTGCCACGAATGCTACTcacttttatcactttatattttggATTACTTAATAAACCCTATGGTAGATCAAATTTGCTCATGCGAGTCATCACCAACGTATTAGCTTCTAATATGCTTGCTATGTCATCACCATCGTATTAGCTTCTAATATTCCTGCTATGTCTGACTTGATATAAATATCCTGTAATGATTACATGTATATTGGGTACATGGCCTAATGGGGAAGCTTTACACGAGTTGTTAATCAAACCGTTAAGAATTCGAGGATATCATAATTTTTGCGAGTAATCTTTTTTAAGCGATCTCGTACTATGTCATTTGTCCAAAATCATAAGACAAATGAAGGGTCTCTCAACGTCTATAAATAGAGCGTCCATTCGTCAATACCAATGACTAAATCGCCTAGGCGCATCTCTCAACAATAATGCAACTGAATCAGTCATAAAGCATCATGCGATAATGGTATACTTAAATCGACCATAAAATATCTTTGGACGACTATGCAGTTGAATCGACCTTAAAACAttcttgatgatgatgacatgatcGAATCGATCATGAAGCGTCCGACGACGATGGTATGACCAAATTGACCATAAAGTGTTTTACGACTATGACATGGTTAAATCATCTATGAAGTGTCTTGGGATGATAATGTTATTGATTCGACCATAAAGCATCTTGCAATAACAACGTGATTGAATTAGTCATGAAATGTTCCACAATGATGATGTAATTGAATCATCCATAAAACATCTTACAATGGCAACATGGCTAAATTAATCATGGAGCATTTTTGATAACAACACAACCTTAAGGGAAATAACTCTCAAAGAAATAATTAACTTAAGCATGAAACATCACCGAATAACTACTAGATTAGGTTGACAACCTATTGAATAGTACATCGTGTCTCAACCCCATTTCATGCATTAAAACACGATCAAGGAAGATGATAAGGGAGACAAGATGTATAAGTAATCATTGATCCATCTGGACAAACAAGTTATTTTCGCATATCTAACACCTTAACTAACATCTTAATCTTATTTAATCGATACATCATGTGAGATCCAACCCTACAAGGCTAATAGCATGGCATTAAGTAGGGTGTTGACTTGACCTCACAATCTCGACCGCACGACAATAATGGGAAAGTTGACTCAACAAGTTGTTACTCCACATCCCATAGGTTCGATGCATAATTCCACACCCCATTGGTCCGTAAATAATACTCataattatttttgatatttatcatGATCTAAATCCAAGGCGTTCGATTGCCTGATGTGTTTAGAATGCTTTCTTTGGCATCATATCAGAGCATCCAAATTCTTATTAATTTAAGCATCAAAATGTCTTATCAGGTACACCccattatagttttttttttataaggatCTCATATTGAATTCTTCATTCTCCCTATATCTCAAACTCTAAACCCTTACTGTGTGTTAGACAACCTATTCTAACTCTATATTTGTTTAATACATCAGATTTattatttaatgaacttaattTAGGTATAGTTTAATCACATAATATGGGATGGATTCAGATAGGAAAAAGATACATAAATTCGATTCCAATTTAAATACCTACATAAATACCTAATGGAtatgataaaattgataaataatgGTTAGAGAACCTgtcaattatatataaaaaaaatggtcCTAATATAATTGGTAAGAGATACCCCACCAACTCCATCTAGAGGTGAACATGGGTGCGATCGTATTTCTAAAATTCGATTTTGTCTAAAATAATTCATATTAAAAATAGTAAAAAATTaattacttttatttatttatttagaattaTTTTATAAGAAAGTATCCATGCAGTTGATTGAAAATTCGCGTTTTATTATTGAGCACAACTATAATTTACTTTTGGAAAATTGTCAAAACTGGAAACCTATTTTTTTTAGGACGTTCACATATTTTTACCTATTTACTCTGAATGAGAAACTTCCCTTGAAGTCATGCCATCGTCGGCGACTTTGGCACTGACCAAAAGCCAACGCGGGCGTGACTCCGTCCACAGAACCGCCTCTTCTAGGTTTTCAGCAAAGCCGGTCGTCCCAACGGATGAATAATTGTGACCTCAGTCATCCGTCAAATATGAAAGGCCCACATGGCTCCATTTCCGAGCTCCACGCAGCAGGTAAAAACGGTATTATTGTAATTTGATAGTACAAACGCGTAAACAAATACGCGAAGCTGCTACGAAACAGGCGATACCGCTTCGCCAAAACCGACATAATGATTAAGTCTCTATATAATGATCGTCCGTCTTCTTCCCAAACCCCAAACGCAGCTCTCTCCAAAATCTCATCGTGTAGGATTCCCAGATCGAATCTTGGCGTTTAGAACGATGGAGATCACCTTGATCTCGGCCAAGGACCTCAAGAACGTCAACGTCTTCTCCAAGATGGCCGTTTACGCCGTTGTCACCATCTCTAGCGATCCCCGCGTGTGGCAGCGCACGCCTCCCGATCGCGAGGGCGGCCGCAACCCGTCCTGGAACTCCACCCTCCGCCTCACCGTCCCCAACGACGTCGCTCATCGCCACTTTCTCCACATCCTCCTCCGCACCGAGCGCGCCCTCGGAGACCGTGACATCGGCGAGGTCCGTGTCCCCCTCTCCGATCTCCTCGCCGGTGCCGGCGATGGCCCGCGGCCCGTCCAGTTCGTCAGCTATCAGGTCCACGGGATGAAATCCGGCAAGCCCAAGGGCGTCCTCAACTTCTCCTACAGCCTCAGCGAGCGGGTCTTGGCGCCCGCCACCGCGTCGGCCGCCGCCCCGTTCGACGCCCGCCGGCCTCCGGTCACGTCATACCCTGCGGTCTCCGCCTCGCACTCAGCGCCGTCCTCGGCGAAGGTCGATGAGCCTGTGATGGCGTACCCGCCGGGCCCCAGCTCGGCCCCGTATCCCGCATACGGGGCAGCGCCGCCGCCTTATCCTCCACAGTCGGGGTACCAGCAAGCGCCACCATATGGGTACGGTTACGGGTACCCTCCGGCGGGGTACGGGTACTGGGCGGCGCCGGCACCGGTGGTACAGCCGCAGAGGAAGAACAGGCTCGGGGTGGGGTTGGGAGCGGGGCTCCTCGGCGGTGCCCTCGGCGGGCTTCTGATTGGGGACATGATGTCCGACGCCTCCGCCTACGGCGCAGGCTACGATGCCGGATTCGATGATGCCGGCGACTTCGGTTTCTAGAGAAGACGACTTCCTCTTCCCTCTTCGTTTCATCATGTCGTCGATGTTGGTTAGTGCAAATTAGTGAATGTATAAAGTTTAGAGTGTTCGATATTCAATTCTTTGTTCATCTTTAGATATACTTTATTCATTAGTGTGGACACCACACAGAGCTCAGTGTTTTGGAATCCTCAATCCTGTAATGATTTAGTTCAGATCATCATATGTTAACTTACACAAATACATGACTGGGGATTCTGATAATTAATTTGGACTTGGTTGAACTGAATTGAACCAATCCTCTCCATTAGAATGAATATAGAAATTTTGATGCAGTCAATCGGATATTTGCGTCCTTTGATACTATATAATTTCACAAATATGGATTTCAATTCGTataaaattattcttcattttgttagaataattattaaaataaataaatcattagaAATTCCTAatgtttttaattattaatttacaATAGTTAGTAGAGATTTACAATAATACATATGTAAATTTTTTTCTCTTAACTATAAAGTCAAAGTATTAGTTTCTCGCTTTTGTTATGTTaatcaaacaataataataaaatcataaattttaacTATTTAAGATCAATTATATAGATCTTTTGTCGaagatatgaaaaatattatatgtttagttaagttaagagtatttgataaataatagataaaatgtatattttaaatatatattgatgtaatattattataaatttacccttctaatattttaaaattttaaataaataaaaatacaacctatatatttataataaataatataatatatattatataaataaataaatttacatAAATTATGTTAGTTTCTCACTAAATAAtgttgataatttttatgatttaaataatattagaggatatataaaaatttttaaaaattatattagcatcctCTAAATGTAAAATGCTTatgttatttataaataatatttatgctAAATTATCATGGATAAAATTATaaacaagatatttgatataatgcttatatatgtttatgatttttaGTTTTATTAGTTTTATATATCGCTTTAAATTTGTAAATGAAGATTGTATCACACAACAACTATAATCTAActttatttgataaaaatatacttcggtTACTCAATCTTAATTTGatcttataataaatatatatatttctaattaGCGTGGCTTGATATATTCCAAGCATTAATATGTaataattacatatatgatactaCTATGAAGTGTTAACAATTGTGGAAATTTTGTCTAAATGATATCACTAATAAGTATCAATTAAACACctcaaactataaataaatacattATCAAATAAGtaagtaaataaaaatatttcaggTCTCACTCACATgaagaaataagaaatata encodes the following:
- the LOC135587342 gene encoding small ribosomal subunit protein uS4y-like, which produces MVHVSFYRNYGKTFKKPRRPYEKERLDAELKLVGEYGLRCKRELWRVQYALSRIRNAARDLLTLDEKNPRRIFEGEALLRRMNRYGLLEEGQNKLDYVLALTVENFLERRLQTLVFKSGMAKSIHHARVLIRQRHIRVGRQVVNIPSFMVRVDSAKHIDFSLTSPFGGGRPGRVKRKNQKAAAKKAAGGDGDEDDEE
- the LOC135587343 gene encoding protein SRC2-like; the protein is MIVRLLPKPQTQLSPKSHRVGFPDRILAFRTMEITLISAKDLKNVNVFSKMAVYAVVTISSDPRVWQRTPPDREGGRNPSWNSTLRLTVPNDVAHRHFLHILLRTERALGDRDIGEVRVPLSDLLAGAGDGPRPVQFVSYQVHGMKSGKPKGVLNFSYSLSERVLAPATASAAAPFDARRPPVTSYPAVSASHSAPSSAKVDEPVMAYPPGPSSAPYPAYGAAPPPYPPQSGYQQAPPYGYGYGYPPAGYGYWAAPAPVVQPQRKNRLGVGLGAGLLGGALGGLLIGDMMSDASAYGAGYDAGFDDAGDFGF